Proteins from one Megalopta genalis isolate 19385.01 chromosome 1, iyMegGena1_principal, whole genome shotgun sequence genomic window:
- the mu2 gene encoding mutator 2 isoform X2 — protein sequence MDILPTQMIEDDFMPTQNLSHLLPYEATREKIQIGTLRIGSITYPINQGVTNIGRHPRCNITLIDQMVSKKHAEIESNNGETWICDLNSSNKTKLNSSVLRPGRYYELKSGSIVEFGTIRAVYSELGSMDESLIPEIRAPNCLGIANTVIPDTPDTSINDSSISERDTSMIPGTQAEKGDSIFRRPAAPPRSSASSRKTYPPDSSIENSMNESGDSPALPEKKNLNEQTVSIHDTKTQKSLESQNDSCIGIRDVEIQNICLSSCNSKHSDNQIDIHDMEMQQDDIDNQCNVTVIRDIETQHDVDIHNLKTPRKTDVQNTSIEGDESTNFVKAEQIKKAELKVDVSSMKAWKGETNSINQSEKAIVENENSTHSEQFEISRRGSQEYLELSVTTNFDEECSELDGSRNLLESPNLLKEFIDDDPGNKSKPKSISLSNSPVDKDEMSKKSSYKENISDAATQINVNTENNIERVTQRVDYAFKASVMEDDSDDTDQECVFQTYLRVSSQDSSQDKSQTKRQFDSGDSDIDDKGCPTAMTAEEKEATSMSLEDRHNESRENKNDAVSSGHSNNSFEIPMQQMNLKDKDFSKNVSKDSVDLNTSTQLIETDKPENITEERNVDIDTPTQLIEVNKPVSNMVHKGIENANDLMSTQIIPNMEASINANLVKYKVTHSKEKEEGDVQYKTPKEISVENISTYNESSFNNSNQLNSPLEEDEFEDIKSKMAPTQLPTDIKKKKRTVSPQNKRMSKKVNLDDTTERSLNKMFIDVNEDIESQSQIPTQVLTNMLQLSQSEEKSINLNIDKEFRRSNRRSMSTSKTKKKNKSPVAKLEVSPLITNRKSRRSNLRKATNQGDSHQVYFSNLTSTKQRNILVDSQDNDRLNGDAAGTKNEVETKSVNKIVNDENIAPAALLKSASENSPSTRLSRTNKVEELDKIELVADTTESPKSNKNSVGNPGKGERICNTSVDVGPSEDSVTMLESNEEDIMSGLPEVRILGTLLNPASPTSSTSTEFMLCTRSIKPKSGGKTSKKSTRKSVARVNTKNSAPKTRKPRSTAISGSFDNFDMNRVPMTIQESNENEINKIRPTKRMSSRKLLQSEPNPPQEEVSKEVLIAKKTEPAKKAGTRAKRTVKESLSSTDVTESTVVKKFKEVVNKKTSVAFKGRKSNARSVPATRSSSANILDYVMRKDSPVFNSDSSQHSLTSSQESVGAKQLRIMITRLSSGTPTLPQSRNTVVELTTENGQATINNATSTLSDIQSDKSTTAAAERNNSKRATGKYNVDDVSAQGGEESQEVEMIMNSCIKEQDINVNVKNQEETNENAKSVRTRSTRKRGHTSTNTSEEIIENTSSEVYELDNPSFEVPTKAKRARTSRNTTNVNKVAANDTTTRERRNIATNNTVSKETTKKGKKKGSAQKVVTEEKNEVSILEETTSSEINSSMDMSAMSTPTRSKRNMSTSFATSSPYKIKHKILFTGISNDYTKLLTKLGSSQVEDPTKCTVLVTDKVRRTVKFLCALAQAVPIVSVNWLVESERAGHFAELDNYILKDPAAEAKFGFKLRRSLEKAKKQKLLDGYTVVLTPNVAPPLPELKSIINSCGGKPLVRPPSKWPEKAIIISGEEDIASAKKFLAKAPKTVTIQSTEFILTGILRQEIDFVKYKLT from the exons ATGGATATTTTGCCTACGCAAATGATTGAAGATGATTTCATGCCGACACAGAATCTATCTCATTTATTACCGTATGAAGCAACGCGAGAGAAAATACAG ATTGGAACATTGAGAATCGGTTCCATAACTTATCCAATCAATCAAGGAGTTACCAACATTGGTAGACATCCAAGGTGCAACATCACATTAATTGATCAA ATGGTATCCAAGAAGCACGCAGAAATCGAATCTAACAATGGTGAAACATGGATTTGCGACTTAAATTCATCGAACAAAACGAAGCTCAACagt TCTGTTTTAAGACCTGGTCGATACTATGAACTAAAAAGTGGAAGTATTGTTGAATTCGGCACGATACGGGCTGTATATTCAGAACTTGGTTCAATGGATGAATCCCTGATCCCAGAAATTCGTGCACCAAATTGTCTGGGGATTGCAAATACAGTTATTCCGGATACACCTGATACGTCCATA AATGATTCGTCTATATCGGAGCGCGACACCTCTATGATCCCAGGGACCCAAGCGGAAAAAGGAGACTCTATATTCCGACGACCAGCCGCACCTCCGAGAAGCTCTGCCAGCAGTCGTAAGACCTATCCTCCGGATTCTTCCATTGAGAACAGTATGAACGAGTCTGGAGACTCTCCAGCTCTACCGGAAAAGAAGAACTTAAATGAACAGACGGTCAGTATCCATGATACGAAAACGCAGAAATCACTTGAATCTCAGAATGATTCGTGTATCGGTATCCGCGATGTTGAAATCCAAAATATCTGCTTAAGCAGCTGTAATTCTAAACACTCTGATAATCAGATCGACATACACGACATGGAGATGCAACAGGACGATATAGACAACCAATGCAATGTAACAGTCATTCGTGATATAGAAACACAACATGATGTGGATATTCATAATTTGAAGACGCCAAGAAAGACTGATGTACAGAACACTTCTATCGAAGGCGATGAAAGTACAAATTTTGTTAAAGCGgaacaaataaagaaagcaGAATTGAAGGTAGATGTATCCAGTATGAAGGCATGGAAGGGTGAAACGAATTCAATTAATCAGTCCGAGAAAGCTATAGTCGAAAATGAAAATTCCACACATTCTGAGCAATTTGAGATTAGCCGGAGAGGTTCGCAGGAGTATTTAGAGTTATCGGTAACGACCAACTTCGACGAGGAATGCTCGGAACTCGATGGAAGCCGCAATCTTCTAGAATCGCCGAATTTGTTAAAGGAATTCATTGACGATGATCCAGGGAACAAGTCTAAACCGAAATCGATCAGCCTTTCAAACTCTCCTGTGGATAAGGATGAGATGAGTAAGAAAAGTAGCTACAAAGAGAATATATCCGATGCAGCAACACAAATTAATGTTAACACTGAGAATAATATTGAAAGAGTGACGCAACGAGTTGATTATGCATTTAAAGCTTCTGTGATGGAAGATGATTCTGATGATACTGATCAAGAGTGCGTATTTCAGACGTACTTGCGAGTCAGTAGTCAGGATAGCAGTCAGGATAAAAGTCAAACAAAGAGGCAGTTTGATAGTGGAGACTCCGATATTGATGACAAAGGATGTCCCACTGCGATGACTGCAGAGGAAAAAGAAGCTACATCTATGTCCCTTGAAGACCGACACAATGAGAGTAGGGAAAACAAGAATGACGCTGTGTCGAGCGGGCATTCTAATAATTCGTTTGAAATACCCATGCAACAGATGAACCTTAAAGACaaagatttttcaaaaaatgtCAGTAAAGATAGCGTCGACCTTAATACATCAACGCAATTGATCGAAACGGACAAACCTGAAAACATAACGGAGGAAAGAAATGTAGATATTGATACACCAACACAATTGATTGAAGTAAATAAACCTGTAAGTAATATGGTGCACAAAGGCATAGAGAATGCAAACGATTTAATGTCAACGCAAATTATACCAAACATGGAAGCTTCCATAAACGCTAATCTAGTAAAATATAAGGTTACGCATAGCAAAGAGAAGGAGGAAGGTGATGTGCAATATAAGACACCAAAGGAAATTAGTGTAGAAAATATTTCTACCTATAACGAATCATCGTTCAATAATTCTAACCAATTAAATTCTCCTTTAGAAGaggatgaatttgaagacatTAAAAGTAAAATGGCGCCGACACAGTTGCCGACTGATATTAAGAAAAAGAAGAGGACTGTGTCACCTCAAAACAAAAGAATGTCCAAAAAAGTGAATTTGGATGATACTACAGAGAGAAGTCTGAATAAGATGTTTATTGATGTTAATGAAGACATCGAAAGTCAGTCACAAATACCAACTCAAGTGCTTACGAATATGCTACAATTGTCACAGAGTGAGGAAAAGTCCATTAACCTTAATATTGATAAAGAATTTCGAAGGAGTAATAGAAGAAGTATGTCTACAAGtaagacgaaaaaaaaaaacaaatctcCAGTAGCTAAACTAGAGGTATCACCATTGATAACAAATAGAAAGTCACGTAGATCTAACTTGAGAAAAGCTACAAATCAGGGTGACTCCCATCAAGTCTATTTCTCGAATCTTACCTCGACGAAGCAACGCAATATTCTTGTAGATTCTCAAGATAATGATAGACTTAACGGAGATGCAGCTGGTACTAAGAACGAAGTTGAAACAAAGTcagtaaataaaattgtaaacgaTGAGAATATTGCTCCTGCAGCTTTATTAAAGTCTGCGTCCGAAAATTCGCCATCGACAAGGCTTTCAAGAACAAATAAAGTCGAGGAGTTGGACAAGATTGAGCTCGTTGCAGACACAACAGAATCGccaaagagtaacaagaactcTGTAGGAAATCCAGGAAAAGGTGAACGAATATGTAACACATCAGTTGATGTTGGACCATCTGAGGATTCTGTTACTATGCTGGAGTCTAATGAAGAGGACATTATGTCGGGCTTACCCGAAGTTCGAATTTTAGGAACGCTATTGAACCCAGCAAGTCCGACTTCATCGACGTCGACAGAATTTATGTTGTGTACTAGAAGCATAAAACCAAAGTCTGGTGGGAAGACCTCAAAGAAGTCAACGCGAAAATCAGTTGCACGTGTGAACACAAAAAACAGCGCACCTAAAACTAGGAAACCAAGGTCTACAGCAATCTCAGGCAGTTTTGACAATTTTGATATGAATAGAGTGCCGATGACGATACAAGAGAGCAATgagaatgaaataaacaagattaGGCCAACGAAGAGGATGTCTTCGCGTAAATTGCTACAATCAGAACCAAATCCTCCACAAGAAGAA GTCAGCAAAGAGGTTCTGATTGCGAAGAAGACTGAACCTGCGAAAAAAGCTGGTACGAGGGCAAAGCGTACTGTTAAGGAGTCACTCAGTTCGACTGATGTAACTGAAAGTACCGTCGTGAAAAAGTTTAAGGAGGTTGTCAATAAGAAAACATCTGTGGCTTTCAAAGGCAGAAAAAGTAACGCTAGAAGCGTTCCAGCTACCAGAAGCAGTTCCGCAAATATTTTGGACTATGTAATGAGAAAAGATTCGCCAGTGTTCAACTCGGATAGTTCGCAACATTCGCTTACTAGCAGTCAAGAAAGTGTCGGGGCTAAACAGTTGAGAATAATGATTACGAGATTGTCTTCCGGTACTCCGACACTACCACAGTCTCGTAATACAGTTGTAGAGCTAACGACCGAGAATGGCCAAGCAACTATCAATAATGCTACAAGTACTTTATCTGATATACAGAGTGATAAAAGTACAACAGCAGCGGCCGAAAGAAATAATAGTAAAAGGGCAACGGGCAAATATAATGTGGATGATGTCAGCGCGCAAGGAGGAGAAGAATCGCAGGAAGTCGAGATGATTATGAACTCCTGTATCAAGGAACAAGAtattaatgtaaatgtaaagaACCAGGAAGAGACGAATGAAAATGCAAAAAGTGTTAGAACAAGAAGTACTCGGAAACGTGGGCACACAAGTACTAATACCAGTGAAGAAATTATAGAGAACACTTCCTCGGAGGTATATGAGTTGGATAACCCCAGCTTCGAGGTGCCTACAAAGGCCAAGCGCGCTAGAACTTCCAGAAATACTACAAATGTTAATAAAGTTGCAGCGAATGACACAACTACAAGAGAAAGAAGGAACATTGCAACTAATAATACTGTAAGTAAAGAAACTactaaaaaaggaaaaaagaaaggaagCGCGCAAAAGGTGGTTACGGAAGAGAAGAATGAAGTCAGTATACTAGAAGAAACAACGTCTTCAGAAATTAATTCTAGCATGGATATGTCAGCTATGTCAACACCAACTAGGTCAAAAAGAAATATGTCTACCTCATTTGCAACATCATCGccgtataaaataaaacataaaattttattcactgGCATATCCAATGATTACACTAAGCTGTTAACAAAACTGG GGTCATCTCAAGTTGAAGACCCAACAAAATGTACTGTGCTAGTCACAGACAAAGTTCGAAGAACTGTTAAGTTTCTGTGTGCATTGGCACAAGCAGTGCCGATAGTTTCAGTAAATTGGTTGGTCGAGAGTGAAAGGGCGGGACACTTTGCGGAATTGGATAATTATATATTGAAAGATCCTGCTGCGGAAGCTAAGTTCGGATTTAAATTAAGAAGAAGCTTGGAGAAGgcgaagaaacaaaaattgctgGATGGATATACTGTTGTTCTAACGCCTAACGTCGCCCCACCATTGCCGGAATTGAAAA GTATAATTAATTCATGCGGTGGTAAACCATTGGTTCGACCTCCATCAAAATGGCCTGAGAAAGCAATTATAATTTCTGGTGAGGAAGATATTGCAAGTGCGAAAAAGTTCCTCGCGAAAGCTCCAAAAACGGTTACTATACAGTCGACAGAGTTCATACTAACTGGTATTTTACGACAAGAGATAGATTTCGTTAAGTACAaattaacgtaa
- the mu2 gene encoding mutator 2 isoform X3, whose amino-acid sequence MDILPTQMIEDDFMPTQNLSHLLPYEATREKIQIGTLRIGSITYPINQGVTNIGRHPRCNITLIDQMVSKKHAEIESNNGETWICDLNSSNKTKLNSSVLRPGRYYELKSGSIVEFGTIRAVYSELGSMDESLIPEIRAPNCLGIANTVIPDTPDTSINDSSISERDTSMIPGTQAEKGDSIFRRPAAPPRSSASSRKTYPPDSSIENSMNESGDSPALPEKKNLNEQTIDIHDMEMQQDDIDNQCNVTVIRDIETQHDVDIHNLKTPRKTDVQNTSIEGDESTNFVKAEQIKKAELKVDVSSMKAWKGETNSINQSEKAIVENENSTHSEQFEISRRGSQEYLELSVTTNFDEECSELDGSRNLLESPNLLKEFIDDDPGNKSKPKSISLSNSPVDKDEMSKKSSYKENISDAATQINVNTENNIERVTQRVDYAFKASVMEDDSDDTDQECVFQTYLRVSSQDSSQDKSQTKRQFDSGDSDIDDKGCPTAMTAEEKEATSMSLEDRHNESRENKNDAVSSGHSNNSFEIPMQQMNLKDKDFSKNVSKDSVDLNTSTQLIETDKPENITEERNVDIDTPTQLIEVNKPVSNMVHKGIENANDLMSTQIIPNMEASINANLVKYKVTHSKEKEEGDVQYKTPKEISVENISTYNESSFNNSNQLNSPLEEDEFEDIKSKMAPTQLPTDIKKKKRTVSPQNKRMSKKVNLDDTTERSLNKMFIDVNEDIESQSQIPTQVLTNMLQLSQSEEKSINLNIDKEFRRSNRRSMSTSKTKKKNKSPVAKLEVSPLITNRKSRRSNLRKATNQGDSHQVYFSNLTSTKQRNILVDSQDNDRLNGDAAGTKNEVETKSVNKIVNDENIAPAALLKSASENSPSTRLSRTNKVEELDKIELVADTTESPKSNKNSVGNPGKGERICNTSVDVGPSEDSVTMLESNEEDIMSGLPEVRILGTLLNPASPTSSTSTEFMLCTRSIKPKSGGKTSKKSTRKSVARVNTKNSAPKTRKPRSTAISGSFDNFDMNRVPMTIQESNENEINKIRPTKRMSSRKLLQSEPNPPQEEVRRSLFIQGNGRISTISMKDINTSSVFQVSKEVLIAKKTEPAKKAGTRAKRTVKESLSSTDVTESTVVKKFKEVVNKKTSVAFKGRKSNARSVPATRSSSANILDYVMRKDSPVFNSDSSQHSLTSSQESVGAKQLRIMITRLSSGTPTLPQSRNTVVELTTENGQATINNATSTLSDIQSDKSTTAAAERNNSKRATGKYNVDDVSAQGGEESQEVEMIMNSCIKEQDINVNVKNQEETNENAKSVRTRSTRKRGHTSTNTSEEIIENTSSEVYELDNPSFEVPTKAKRARTSRNTTNVNKVAANDTTTRERRNIATNNTVSKETTKKGKKKGSAQKVVTEEKNEVSILEETTSSEINSSMDMSAMSTPTRSKRNMSTSFATSSPYKIKHKILFTGISNDYTKLLTKLGSSQVEDPTKCTVLVTDKVRRTVKFLCALAQAVPIVSVNWLVESERAGHFAELDNYILKDPAAEAKFGFKLRRSLEKAKKQKLLDGYTVVLTPNVAPPLPELKSIINSCGGKPLVRPPSKWPEKAIIISGEEDIASAKKFLAKAPKTVTIQSTEFILTGILRQEIDFVKYKLT is encoded by the exons ATGGATATTTTGCCTACGCAAATGATTGAAGATGATTTCATGCCGACACAGAATCTATCTCATTTATTACCGTATGAAGCAACGCGAGAGAAAATACAG ATTGGAACATTGAGAATCGGTTCCATAACTTATCCAATCAATCAAGGAGTTACCAACATTGGTAGACATCCAAGGTGCAACATCACATTAATTGATCAA ATGGTATCCAAGAAGCACGCAGAAATCGAATCTAACAATGGTGAAACATGGATTTGCGACTTAAATTCATCGAACAAAACGAAGCTCAACagt TCTGTTTTAAGACCTGGTCGATACTATGAACTAAAAAGTGGAAGTATTGTTGAATTCGGCACGATACGGGCTGTATATTCAGAACTTGGTTCAATGGATGAATCCCTGATCCCAGAAATTCGTGCACCAAATTGTCTGGGGATTGCAAATACAGTTATTCCGGATACACCTGATACGTCCATA AATGATTCGTCTATATCGGAGCGCGACACCTCTATGATCCCAGGGACCCAAGCGGAAAAAGGAGACTCTATATTCCGACGACCAGCCGCACCTCCGAGAAGCTCTGCCAGCAGTCGTAAGACCTATCCTCCGGATTCTTCCATTGAGAACAGTATGAACGAGTCTGGAGACTCTCCAGCTCTACCGGAAAAGAAGAACTTAAATGAACAGACG ATCGACATACACGACATGGAGATGCAACAGGACGATATAGACAACCAATGCAATGTAACAGTCATTCGTGATATAGAAACACAACATGATGTGGATATTCATAATTTGAAGACGCCAAGAAAGACTGATGTACAGAACACTTCTATCGAAGGCGATGAAAGTACAAATTTTGTTAAAGCGgaacaaataaagaaagcaGAATTGAAGGTAGATGTATCCAGTATGAAGGCATGGAAGGGTGAAACGAATTCAATTAATCAGTCCGAGAAAGCTATAGTCGAAAATGAAAATTCCACACATTCTGAGCAATTTGAGATTAGCCGGAGAGGTTCGCAGGAGTATTTAGAGTTATCGGTAACGACCAACTTCGACGAGGAATGCTCGGAACTCGATGGAAGCCGCAATCTTCTAGAATCGCCGAATTTGTTAAAGGAATTCATTGACGATGATCCAGGGAACAAGTCTAAACCGAAATCGATCAGCCTTTCAAACTCTCCTGTGGATAAGGATGAGATGAGTAAGAAAAGTAGCTACAAAGAGAATATATCCGATGCAGCAACACAAATTAATGTTAACACTGAGAATAATATTGAAAGAGTGACGCAACGAGTTGATTATGCATTTAAAGCTTCTGTGATGGAAGATGATTCTGATGATACTGATCAAGAGTGCGTATTTCAGACGTACTTGCGAGTCAGTAGTCAGGATAGCAGTCAGGATAAAAGTCAAACAAAGAGGCAGTTTGATAGTGGAGACTCCGATATTGATGACAAAGGATGTCCCACTGCGATGACTGCAGAGGAAAAAGAAGCTACATCTATGTCCCTTGAAGACCGACACAATGAGAGTAGGGAAAACAAGAATGACGCTGTGTCGAGCGGGCATTCTAATAATTCGTTTGAAATACCCATGCAACAGATGAACCTTAAAGACaaagatttttcaaaaaatgtCAGTAAAGATAGCGTCGACCTTAATACATCAACGCAATTGATCGAAACGGACAAACCTGAAAACATAACGGAGGAAAGAAATGTAGATATTGATACACCAACACAATTGATTGAAGTAAATAAACCTGTAAGTAATATGGTGCACAAAGGCATAGAGAATGCAAACGATTTAATGTCAACGCAAATTATACCAAACATGGAAGCTTCCATAAACGCTAATCTAGTAAAATATAAGGTTACGCATAGCAAAGAGAAGGAGGAAGGTGATGTGCAATATAAGACACCAAAGGAAATTAGTGTAGAAAATATTTCTACCTATAACGAATCATCGTTCAATAATTCTAACCAATTAAATTCTCCTTTAGAAGaggatgaatttgaagacatTAAAAGTAAAATGGCGCCGACACAGTTGCCGACTGATATTAAGAAAAAGAAGAGGACTGTGTCACCTCAAAACAAAAGAATGTCCAAAAAAGTGAATTTGGATGATACTACAGAGAGAAGTCTGAATAAGATGTTTATTGATGTTAATGAAGACATCGAAAGTCAGTCACAAATACCAACTCAAGTGCTTACGAATATGCTACAATTGTCACAGAGTGAGGAAAAGTCCATTAACCTTAATATTGATAAAGAATTTCGAAGGAGTAATAGAAGAAGTATGTCTACAAGtaagacgaaaaaaaaaaacaaatctcCAGTAGCTAAACTAGAGGTATCACCATTGATAACAAATAGAAAGTCACGTAGATCTAACTTGAGAAAAGCTACAAATCAGGGTGACTCCCATCAAGTCTATTTCTCGAATCTTACCTCGACGAAGCAACGCAATATTCTTGTAGATTCTCAAGATAATGATAGACTTAACGGAGATGCAGCTGGTACTAAGAACGAAGTTGAAACAAAGTcagtaaataaaattgtaaacgaTGAGAATATTGCTCCTGCAGCTTTATTAAAGTCTGCGTCCGAAAATTCGCCATCGACAAGGCTTTCAAGAACAAATAAAGTCGAGGAGTTGGACAAGATTGAGCTCGTTGCAGACACAACAGAATCGccaaagagtaacaagaactcTGTAGGAAATCCAGGAAAAGGTGAACGAATATGTAACACATCAGTTGATGTTGGACCATCTGAGGATTCTGTTACTATGCTGGAGTCTAATGAAGAGGACATTATGTCGGGCTTACCCGAAGTTCGAATTTTAGGAACGCTATTGAACCCAGCAAGTCCGACTTCATCGACGTCGACAGAATTTATGTTGTGTACTAGAAGCATAAAACCAAAGTCTGGTGGGAAGACCTCAAAGAAGTCAACGCGAAAATCAGTTGCACGTGTGAACACAAAAAACAGCGCACCTAAAACTAGGAAACCAAGGTCTACAGCAATCTCAGGCAGTTTTGACAATTTTGATATGAATAGAGTGCCGATGACGATACAAGAGAGCAATgagaatgaaataaacaagattaGGCCAACGAAGAGGATGTCTTCGCGTAAATTGCTACAATCAGAACCAAATCCTCCACAAGAAGAAGTAAGACGCAGTCTTTTTATTCAGGGCAACGGAAGGATTTCCACCATCAGCATGAAGGATATTAATACTTCGTCTGTTTTTCAGGTCAGCAAAGAGGTTCTGATTGCGAAGAAGACTGAACCTGCGAAAAAAGCTGGTACGAGGGCAAAGCGTACTGTTAAGGAGTCACTCAGTTCGACTGATGTAACTGAAAGTACCGTCGTGAAAAAGTTTAAGGAGGTTGTCAATAAGAAAACATCTGTGGCTTTCAAAGGCAGAAAAAGTAACGCTAGAAGCGTTCCAGCTACCAGAAGCAGTTCCGCAAATATTTTGGACTATGTAATGAGAAAAGATTCGCCAGTGTTCAACTCGGATAGTTCGCAACATTCGCTTACTAGCAGTCAAGAAAGTGTCGGGGCTAAACAGTTGAGAATAATGATTACGAGATTGTCTTCCGGTACTCCGACACTACCACAGTCTCGTAATACAGTTGTAGAGCTAACGACCGAGAATGGCCAAGCAACTATCAATAATGCTACAAGTACTTTATCTGATATACAGAGTGATAAAAGTACAACAGCAGCGGCCGAAAGAAATAATAGTAAAAGGGCAACGGGCAAATATAATGTGGATGATGTCAGCGCGCAAGGAGGAGAAGAATCGCAGGAAGTCGAGATGATTATGAACTCCTGTATCAAGGAACAAGAtattaatgtaaatgtaaagaACCAGGAAGAGACGAATGAAAATGCAAAAAGTGTTAGAACAAGAAGTACTCGGAAACGTGGGCACACAAGTACTAATACCAGTGAAGAAATTATAGAGAACACTTCCTCGGAGGTATATGAGTTGGATAACCCCAGCTTCGAGGTGCCTACAAAGGCCAAGCGCGCTAGAACTTCCAGAAATACTACAAATGTTAATAAAGTTGCAGCGAATGACACAACTACAAGAGAAAGAAGGAACATTGCAACTAATAATACTGTAAGTAAAGAAACTactaaaaaaggaaaaaagaaaggaagCGCGCAAAAGGTGGTTACGGAAGAGAAGAATGAAGTCAGTATACTAGAAGAAACAACGTCTTCAGAAATTAATTCTAGCATGGATATGTCAGCTATGTCAACACCAACTAGGTCAAAAAGAAATATGTCTACCTCATTTGCAACATCATCGccgtataaaataaaacataaaattttattcactgGCATATCCAATGATTACACTAAGCTGTTAACAAAACTGG GGTCATCTCAAGTTGAAGACCCAACAAAATGTACTGTGCTAGTCACAGACAAAGTTCGAAGAACTGTTAAGTTTCTGTGTGCATTGGCACAAGCAGTGCCGATAGTTTCAGTAAATTGGTTGGTCGAGAGTGAAAGGGCGGGACACTTTGCGGAATTGGATAATTATATATTGAAAGATCCTGCTGCGGAAGCTAAGTTCGGATTTAAATTAAGAAGAAGCTTGGAGAAGgcgaagaaacaaaaattgctgGATGGATATACTGTTGTTCTAACGCCTAACGTCGCCCCACCATTGCCGGAATTGAAAA GTATAATTAATTCATGCGGTGGTAAACCATTGGTTCGACCTCCATCAAAATGGCCTGAGAAAGCAATTATAATTTCTGGTGAGGAAGATATTGCAAGTGCGAAAAAGTTCCTCGCGAAAGCTCCAAAAACGGTTACTATACAGTCGACAGAGTTCATACTAACTGGTATTTTACGACAAGAGATAGATTTCGTTAAGTACAaattaacgtaa